From the genome of Microcoleus sp. bin38.metabat.b11b12b14.051:
TTGCGGTGGCTGGGGTTGCGGTGGCTGGGGTTGCGGTGGCGGTGGCTGGTTTTGAGGCTGAACCGGCTGAAATCACACCGCCCGATCGCTCTTTTCGCAGCAAATAAACCATGTTTAGTTCGCTAATTTGATCGATCGCCTCTTGCGTTTCCTGAACAGATTCGTACTGCTTGAGAGCGAGTTTCCCAACGGCTGTTTTATAAGCCTCTTCCAAATCTTTAGCAGTAGCTAACTCTTTGGCGGCTGCGCTTTCGATTTGCATTTTACCCTGTTCTTTGACCAGGCGCTTGCTGATGGTTCCTAATAGCAGGTTGTATTCTTTGCGATCGCTTTCCTTAGAGAATTTGTTGTAGGCCGGATTGACCACTTTTGACAAAAATTGGTTGGCCCAATCTTTATCGGCTGGGTCTTCAAAAGAGCAAGTATCCGAATGCAAGCGGCGGGCAATTTTCATGTAACGCTTGCGGATGTCGTTAAACTCGGCGTCTAAGGGAATTCCCAAAATTGCGTGCTGATCCGTAAAGTCGTACTTGAACAGCCCTTTTGTCATTTCAAAAGACATAACTTTTACTCTCGCTTTCCTGGCTTTTGACTATTCTTTAATGTAGCTTGACTTAAGGGGTTGTGACCCCCGTACTATTTCGGAGCCCTTGCTATCGAACCGCTACCTCCAAGAAGATAAGGGCGGAACTGAAAGCAATGCGCCGCTGAGTTCGGCGTGTATTTTGCCGTTTGTGGCCAAAACTCGACCAGAGCTCATCTCAAACGCACCGCCGTCATAGGCTGTAACTTGACCTCCGGCTTCAGAAACGATGAGTACACCGGCTGCTACATCCCAAGGGGAGAGTCCCCGTTCCCAGTATCCGTCTAATCGCCCGCAGGCTGTATGTGCGAGGTCTAGGGCTGCGGAACCGCTGCGCCGCACGCCTTGAGTGAGGTGGGTGAGGTGACAGAATTCGGCATAGTTATTATCTGCTGTTTCGCGCCGATCGTATGCAAAGCCGGTCACTAGCAAGCTGGTTCTCAATTCTGAACTTTGGGAAACTGCGATCGACTTACGATTACAAGTTGCTCCCAATCCTTTACCTGCCCGAAACAATTCGTTATGTAAAGGGTCGTAAATTACGCCAATTTGTGGTATGCCATCGATCAAAAGCCCGATCGACACAGCGTAAAAAGGATATTGGTGAGCATAATTCGTTGTACCGTCCAAAGGGTCGATCGCCCACAGGTATTTGCTAGTTGCATCCCCTAATTTGCCCGATTCTTCGGCGAGGATGGCGTGTTCGGGTACGTGGCGGCCGAGAATTTCTAAGATGACGGCTTCTGAGGCTTTGTCGGCTTCTGTGACTAAATCGCCCGATCGACCTTTTTCTTGAATATTTTCTAATTTACCGCAAAAAGATTGCAGCACAGAACCCGCGGCGAGAGCTGCTTCGGTGGCTATTTCAAGGAAGTTTTGTAGTTGATTGTCTGTCATTATGAAGGAAGAAGGAAGAAGGAAGAAGTAAGAAGGAAGAAGTAAGAAGGAAGAAGTAAGAAGGAAGAAGTAAGAAGGAAGAAGTAAGAAGGAAGAAGTAAGAAGGAAGAAGGAACCGCGAAGACGCGAAGGACACGAAGAAAGAGGAAACAATAATCCCAATGCCCAATGCCCAATGCCCAATGCCCAATGCCCTGTTTGGCCAATGCCCAATGCCCAATGCCCAATGCCCAATTCCCAATTCCCAATGCCCTAATGACTATTTCTGATTTTGCTGTCGGAATTCGGCCGCAGTTTGCCGCAAAGCTCGTTCGGGATTCCACAGGCCTTTACCCATGACTCTAGCCCATTCTTGAGCGTTGGCGAGTCGCTGTTGATATTTGGTATTCCGCGACGATCGCGCCGATGCCAAAACGTAACCTTCTTTGATTAGCAGTTCATTGAGCAAAATTTTATCTTGCCACAAATAAGCTAGTTTGCGATCGAACTGGTCTTTCGGTTCTAGGTCTGATTCTAACAATACCTGTTTTCCCCCAGTTAGCTGCTCTAATCTTTGTTTGGCTGCTTCTCCCCAAGGCTGCTGTTTTAAGTCTGGTGCATCAATCCCAATCAGCCTGATTTGTTCTAATAAGGCGATTTTGTCGGCTGTACTGATAACTTCGATTGTTTGTCCGCTGATGGCCCTTTCTACTTTGGCGATCGTACCTTGGGGCATTTCTGGTTTTTCGCAGCTAGCTAACAACAGACAAAGGGCGATCGCAAATAACCTATAAAGCATGGATAATTGGGAATTGGGAATTGGTAATTGGAAATTGGTCAGCTCTTCTGCATATAAATTCTCTGTAAAAATCAATTAAACTCTTTTGTGGGGTGGGCTTTGAGCAGCGCCCCTCACATACAATTCAAAGGCGCAACAGCTTACCAAATTTGACATCATTCTTCATCCAACGGCAAACCGAATCTAACTTTACCTTTGCCGAAATAGCGGCCGAATTGCAATTCGTACACTTCGTCTTCGTCTTGCGTCTCTACCTCAACGTTAGAACGCGGATAGCAGACGCACAGCAAAGCATAACCCTCTTTTTGCAGTTCCACAGAAAGTCCCATTGCTTCGGGCTGGTGCAGTTGTCCTGACTTGACGCGCACCGCACAGGCGGTACAAGCGCCGTTGCGACAGGAAAATGGCAATTCCACACCTTGGTTTTCGGCGCTTTGCAGGATGTAACGGTCTTCTGGTACTCGCACTGTGTGGCGATCGCCCGTTTGTCTGTTATGAATTTTAATTGTGTAGGAGCGAGTCATAGGGATTTTAGATTTTAGATTTTAGATTTTAGATTTGGGTTGGGGAGCAGAATCCCTGATATGAATGGGTTTGCGGCACAGCGAGGATAACTTAGCCCGCCCGTTTGACACCCTACCCACATTAAACAACAAATTTATGCCGTTACCCCTTCCCAAATCAGATTTGGTCTGCTAATATAGTTTAGCTGTGGCTGAATGAATTCATTTAGCCCTGGAGAGGTGGCCGAGCGGTTGAAGGCGCACGCCTGGAAAGTGTGTTTAGGGCAACTTAACGAGGGTTCGAATCCCTCCCTCTCCGTTACACAAGCTGTTTAGGAAAAAATCACAGCTTGCCAAAAAAACAATCTCGGATTGAGATCAATAACTGGAATTAGCTCGCTGCTGAGTTTTGAACAAAACTCAGCGGCGATTTATTTGGAATACCTGAAAGTAGGTTGCTTCGCTCCTGAGGACTTGAGTCATCATCACAGGAGAGGGGGATCAAGTCCTGACATCGCAGTTATCGCCAAGATTTTATCAGAAGTGACATTGTTATTTAGCTCGATCGCGCTGGCTGCAAAATCGAGTGAGAGTTTTCGATCTAACTCAAGCCCGAAGCAGCCAACTTAATTTTAGTCTGCGGGTGTCCGGCTCGCGATCGCAAACAATATGATCGGTAGTTGGGAATTTAGCCGGATTTGTTCTTGTGTTTTCCAAACCCTTCGTTTTTATCGGCAATTGGTAACTCACAACCCTGCTTGATTACAATATTGTTGCGGCCTTTAAACTCGCTGCTTTTTTCTGCACCAGCAAATCCTCATCCTGGGCCAAAATCTCGCAGCCGCTGTTGTCTCCTAATTTTGCCAATACCATCAAACTACCATATTTCAAATCCCAGAGTCTAGTTTTTAGACAAACTTTCAATTCTGCAATAGCACGTTTGTCGCCAATTTCGCCGAGGGCGATCGCCGCGGCGGTGCGGGATTTTTGAAACTGGGGTTCTTGATTGTGCAGTGATTCTATGAGTAAATCGAAAGCAGGAGCGTACTTGAGCCAGCCGAGCAGTTTTATGACATGATAGTGGGCACTACTATCCTTGTATGCTGATTTTTCATAAATTGCTAGCAAAGCATCCGGTGCTTCATCCTTGTAGGATTCTAGCAGGGTTTTGCTTGCCAGATAACAGCGCCCGCCATCTATTTCGTAGAGTTCGTTAATGGCAAATTCGAGGCTGGGGAGTTGGTCGTATTCGTACACTAAATCTAGGTCATCTGGTCGATCGCCAATTATGCGATCGAGAATCGGTTCAATTTCTGCAAAAGCAATCTCTCCAGCAGGAATTCCCGCATTAGCCAACATCCGCACAGCCCGCAGCCGAAACACCAGAGACACCGGACAGCGAGCAATCAGAGGAATTGCTTGGTAATATTTTGCATCTATTAAATCTTGAATGCTGCTGCGCCGAGCATTAACATTGACGCTTTGCAGCATTACAACGCGCGACATTTGCGAGTAATCTCCTGAAAAGCGGCAGACTGTGGTGACTGCTGCACTTCTAATCATCTCGTCTTCGGAGTCTACAAATTGCCTAATCTGGGAGAGTGCTGCGGTATAGTTCAATTTTGCCAAAGCGCGGATGATTACCCGATAACTTTGACCTGGTTTGTCGAGCAATTTGGCAATATCTTCTAAAATATCGACATTTTTCGTGCCGATTTCGCCGATCGCCCAGACTGCATTTTCTACTACGTAAAAGTCATCGCCCTGCAAGCAAGAATGCAGCGATGTTAATGCTGGTGCAGCCTGCAAGCGCCCCAAAATTTCTGCTGCTTTCCGGCGCACAGCCTGATTTTCCGGGCGATCCTCGGTATTTTCCAGCGCCACCATCAAAGCTGCGATCGACTGTTCTGTGGAAAAATTCACTAAGTGAGAGGCTGCTATGTAGCGGTAGTATGGATCAGCGAGTTTGTCCGCAGGCGTTTCCAAAATGGCGATCGCCTGTTGTTCTGTCAGATCGACTAAATTAATAAAACGTTTATCCATTTACCAATCACAAAGGAAGGGGAAGGCGAAGGGAAAGAGGAAGGAAAAGACAATCAAAAATCCGGCTAAATTACCAGAAATAATTGGGTTAAAGCCTCTGGCTTGTGAGGGATAAATTAAAAGCAGACTATTCATTACTCCAATTCTCTTACTTCGAGGTAGAGGTCGCCCTCATCCCAACGACTGCGCGGTAGCTGAACTTCGACGGAGATCAGTTTCCACATAAATTTGATACCCATCGCTTAATTGTTTTGAATTATTAACAAAATAATACATCGACTACGATCGAGCTTATGCCATCGGTCGTAACTTTTCGTATTTTCTGACAAAACTTCAAACATCGCCAATACGATGAATTCTCGTAGATAGCGCCTCGAACGAAAGATCAAGTATTGACCAAGAATTTCAAAGGTGGTACCCGCCACGTGATTTATCCGTGGAATCAATCCACAATCTAAAATCTCAAATCCTCAAGCCCCCGCATTTATCCGTGGGGTCAATCTCAAATCTCAAATCTCAAATCTCAAATCGGTTGACCAATCAATCCTCAATCCTCAATCCCTCAATTTCCCAATTCTTTAATCTAAAATCTAACTGTCTAGCTCCTCTTTGTGAGAAAGGCCATCTGTACGCCCTCCAGCTATACTTAAAGTGCGATCGCGCCTAATCTCCAAGGAGGCCGTCAAGCGCCCCAGTCGATCGCACAACCGCACGATAAAGCTGAGCTGGCTCTCATTTACTTTGCATATTGTAATTATTAAGAAAACCTATAGTTTTTTATTGGTCGTTTTTCCCTGCTCCCCATCAGTTTCACCTCAATACTTAAATACATCTGAGCTTATCTGCACGCAGCCAAAAGTTTTGTTACAATAGTCAAGCTGTTACAAATCGTAACTTATGCTGGTTTCTATTTTAATAATTGACGTTGCCCTCGTTGCCTGGTCTTTGCACCTAATGCAAGAGGCGATCGCGCAACGAGAATTTTCACTAATGCTAGCCGGTACTTTAGTTGCGGTCTCAGCAGCGGCCCTGGTAGTCGTGTACTTCCTCATGGGGTCTTGCTTGAGTCATTTAACCGAAATATCCCAGCACACTTACTAAATCACAACAGGCATTGACAAATGTTCAGCAGCCAGGAGATTTTTTTATAAAAAAAGCCAAAAGCCTTGCCCGTTCAAGGCTCAAAACTATTTTTTACAAAAGGCTTGACAAACATTGGTCACTTAAGGCATGATTGAGAGCGCGAAAAGAAAGGGGAATTAGCTCAGTTGGTAGAGCACTACAATGGCATTGTAGGGGTCAGCGGTTCGAGCCCGCTATTCTCCATAAACAAGATTAATATTGGTGTGAAAACGACACAGCCATGTCCTGATGCGCCCCGAAAGGGCAGTGAGATATCCTAATTTTGTCACAAAACAACATTGTGCCGTCCTAAAATTCGATCGCGCCCCACATCACAAAAACCAATTTTCCCGTAAAATCAAAACAGAGTCTACCCGCAACCAAAGCGCTACCTGTGGCAAAGTCAACTGAACCCAACAATCCAGAGAGTCCGAGCCAGCTTGCCCGATCGCCTCTGTACGAACTATCATTACAGCTCAAAGGTCGGATGGTGCCCTTTTCCGGGTGGGAGATGGCAGTGCAGTACGCAGGCATCAGCAGCGAACACCAAGCAGTACGCCAGCAAGCAGGAATGTTCGACATTTCCCACATGGGAAAATTCTGTTTGAGAGGGAAACAAGTAATAGAAAAATTTCAACTCTTAGTACCCTCAGACTTAAGCCGCTTGCAACCAGGTCAGGCTCAATATACAGTCTTACTAAATGACAAAGGCTGCATCCTAGACGACATTATTTTCTACTGCCAAGAACCAGACCCCACCACGCTGGAAGAACGTGCAGTAATTATCGTCAACGCTGCCACTCGCATCAAAGACAAAGCCTGGATTCTCGCCCGCTTAGACTTGAGCGAACTTATTTTTAGCGACATCTCCGAAAACCAAGTTTTAATCGCAATTCAAGGGCCAGAAGCTGTTAAATACCTCCAGCCTTTTGTAGAAGACAACCTCGCCCCAATCAAAGCTTTCGGACACTTAGAAACAAAGCTGTTGGGACAGCCTAGTTTTATCGCCCGAACAGGTTACACCGGCGAGGATGGCTTTGAAATTATGGTGGATATAGAAACCGGAAAAAAAGTCTGGCAAAAATTCCTAGATGCTGGCGTTGTACCCTGCGGTTTGGGTGCGCGAGACACCTTGCGTTTAGAAGCAGCAATGGCACTTTACGGTCAAGACATCGACGACAATACCACGCCTTTAGAGGCGGGATTGGGTTGGGTAGTTCACCTCGATAGCAAAGGCGATTTTATTGGGCGCGAGGTTTTGGAACAGCAGAAAGCCACGGGAGTATCGAAGCGGTTGGTAGGGTTGGAAATGCAGGGCCGGCACATTGCGCGCCACGGCTATCCGGTAATCTTTGACAGCGAAACAGTAGGAGAAGTAACTAGCGGTACATTATCGCCGACGTTGAATCGGGCGGTAGGGCTCGCGGTTGTGCCGGCAAAATTAGGGAAAATTGGCCAGCAGCTAGAAGTCGAGATTCGCGGGAAAAATTACCCCGCGACGGTGGTGAAAAAGCCATTTTATCGCTCTCCCAACCGCCCCAATTAAATCAGGTTCGTAGTGAGGACTTTAGTCCTTCTTCCGGTATCCAAAGAAGGACTGAAGTCCTCACTACAAACCAGGTTTGTAGGGTTCGTAGTGAGGACTTTAGTCCTTCTTCCAGTATCCAAAGAAGGACTGAAGTCCTCACTACAAACCAGGTTTGTAGGGTTCGTAGTGAGGACTTTAGTCCTTCTTCCAGTATCCAAAGAAGGACTGAAGTCCTCACTACAAACCAGGTTTGTAGGGTTCGTAGTGAGGACTTTAGTCCTTCTTCCAGTATCCAAAGAAGGACTGAAGTCCTCACTACAAACCAGGTTTGTAGGGTTCGTAGTGAGGACTTTAGTCCTTCTTCCAGTATCCAAAGAAGGACTGAAGTCCTCACTACAAACCAGGTTTGTAGGGTTCGTAGTGAGGACTTTAGTCCTTCTTCCNNNNNNNNNNTAGGGTTCGTAGTGAGGACTTTAGTCCTTCTTCCAGTATCCAAAGAAGGACTGAAGTCCTCACTACAAACCAGGTTTGTAGGGTTCGTAGTGAGGACTTTAGTCCTTCTTCCGGTATCCAAAGAAGGACTGAAGTCCTCACTACAAACCAGGTTTGTAGGGTTCGTAGTGAGGACTTTAGTCCTTCTTCCGGTATCCAAAGAAGGACTGAAGTCCTCACTACAAACCAGGTTTGTAGGGTTCGTAGTGAGGACTTTAGTCCTTCTTCCGGTA
Proteins encoded in this window:
- a CDS encoding tetratricopeptide repeat protein → MSFEMTKGLFKYDFTDQHAILGIPLDAEFNDIRKRYMKIARRLHSDTCSFEDPADKDWANQFLSKVVNPAYNKFSKESDRKEYNLLLGTISKRLVKEQGKMQIESAAAKELATAKDLEEAYKTAVGKLALKQYESVQETQEAIDQISELNMVYLLRKERSGGVISAGSASKPATATATPATATPATATPATATPATATVPPPPLRPPLDSLPDQSCRRAQGFMDSKNYAKATLELKEALKREPKHSKAHALLAMCYLQQNQATMAKLEVQKALASNPEEPTALEVKKKLEQVSAKDKKNEEKPGFFASLFGGKKK
- a CDS encoding 2Fe-2S iron-sulfur cluster-binding protein gives rise to the protein MTRSYTIKIHNRQTGDRHTVRVPEDRYILQSAENQGVELPFSCRNGACTACAVRVKSGQLHQPEAMGLSVELQKEGYALLCVCYPRSNVEVETQDEDEVYELQFGRYFGKGKVRFGLPLDEE
- a CDS encoding inositol monophosphatase family protein; protein product: MTDNQLQNFLEIATEAALAAGSVLQSFCGKLENIQEKGRSGDLVTEADKASEAVILEILGRHVPEHAILAEESGKLGDATSKYLWAIDPLDGTTNYAHQYPFYAVSIGLLIDGIPQIGVIYDPLHNELFRAGKGLGATCNRKSIAVSQSSELRTSLLVTGFAYDRRETADNNYAEFCHLTHLTQGVRRSGSAALDLAHTACGRLDGYWERGLSPWDVAAGVLIVSEAGGQVTAYDGGAFEMSSGRVLATNGKIHAELSGALLSVPPLSSWR
- a CDS encoding thermonuclease family protein, which produces MLYRLFAIALCLLLASCEKPEMPQGTIAKVERAISGQTIEVISTADKIALLEQIRLIGIDAPDLKQQPWGEAAKQRLEQLTGGKQVLLESDLEPKDQFDRKLAYLWQDKILLNELLIKEGYVLASARSSRNTKYQQRLANAQEWARVMGKGLWNPERALRQTAAEFRQQNQK
- the gcvT gene encoding glycine cleavage system aminomethyltransferase GcvT, translated to MAKSTEPNNPESPSQLARSPLYELSLQLKGRMVPFSGWEMAVQYAGISSEHQAVRQQAGMFDISHMGKFCLRGKQVIEKFQLLVPSDLSRLQPGQAQYTVLLNDKGCILDDIIFYCQEPDPTTLEERAVIIVNAATRIKDKAWILARLDLSELIFSDISENQVLIAIQGPEAVKYLQPFVEDNLAPIKAFGHLETKLLGQPSFIARTGYTGEDGFEIMVDIETGKKVWQKFLDAGVVPCGLGARDTLRLEAAMALYGQDIDDNTTPLEAGLGWVVHLDSKGDFIGREVLEQQKATGVSKRLVGLEMQGRHIARHGYPVIFDSETVGEVTSGTLSPTLNRAVGLAVVPAKLGKIGQQLEVEIRGKNYPATVVKKPFYRSPNRPN
- a CDS encoding HEAT repeat domain-containing protein — protein: MDKRFINLVDLTEQQAIAILETPADKLADPYYRYIAASHLVNFSTEQSIAALMVALENTEDRPENQAVRRKAAEILGRLQAAPALTSLHSCLQGDDFYVVENAVWAIGEIGTKNVDILEDIAKLLDKPGQSYRVIIRALAKLNYTAALSQIRQFVDSEDEMIRSAAVTTVCRFSGDYSQMSRVVMLQSVNVNARRSSIQDLIDAKYYQAIPLIARCPVSLVFRLRAVRMLANAGIPAGEIAFAEIEPILDRIIGDRPDDLDLVYEYDQLPSLEFAINELYEIDGGRCYLASKTLLESYKDEAPDALLAIYEKSAYKDSSAHYHVIKLLGWLKYAPAFDLLIESLHNQEPQFQKSRTAAAIALGEIGDKRAIAELKVCLKTRLWDLKYGSLMVLAKLGDNSGCEILAQDEDLLVQKKAASLKAATIL